In a genomic window of Candidatus Acidiferrales bacterium:
- a CDS encoding cyclic nucleotide-binding domain-containing protein: MKPSALDIDLSRTAIFAGIPEEKIAKLAALVKVQNFPADQLIMKEGESGSCLCILLGGEVEVSKSLVFRSGAASLDPLDKSLMRLTSKNFPFFGEMSLFEKNSARNATVRTISPCRFAIIELADLVRLSETDYEIGYRIFFNIAWALSDRLNKSNNDLLKVTTALGIALER, translated from the coding sequence ATGAAACCCTCGGCCCTCGATATCGATCTCAGCCGCACGGCAATTTTCGCGGGAATCCCGGAAGAAAAAATTGCGAAGCTTGCGGCTCTCGTTAAGGTGCAAAATTTTCCGGCAGATCAACTGATCATGAAAGAAGGCGAAAGCGGAAGCTGCCTTTGTATCCTGTTGGGCGGCGAAGTTGAAGTTAGCAAATCGTTGGTCTTTCGTTCAGGCGCCGCGTCACTTGATCCTTTAGACAAATCACTGATGCGACTTACATCGAAGAATTTCCCTTTTTTCGGGGAGATGTCTCTCTTTGAGAAAAACAGTGCGCGCAACGCGACGGTGCGCACAATCTCACCGTGCAGGTTTGCCATTATCGAACTGGCAGATCTAGTGAGACTTTCAGAAACGGATTATGAGATTGGATATAGGATTTTCTTTAATATTGCATGGGCGTTGAGCGACAGGCTCAACAAAAGCAACAACGACTTATTGAAGGTAACGACAGCACTCGGTATCGCGTTAGAGAGATGA
- a CDS encoding valine--tRNA ligase, which yields MDREIPKTYSPSEIEDRWYKSWLDKKLFEAHVNKQKKPYTVVIPPPNITGILTMGHVLNNSIQDVFVRWKRMKGFEACWVPGTDHAGIATQNVVEKSLAKEGKDRHSLGREKFIDLVWKWREQYGGKIIKQLKKLGVSCDWSRERFTMDDGLSQAVGEVFVRLYQKGLIYRGKYIVNWCPKDHTAISDDEVEYQEKNGKLYYIKYPFEDGSGHLTVATTRPETMLGDVAVAVNPSDERFKNLIGKKLVLPLVGRKMKIIADDYVDKEFGTGAVKITPAHDPNDFMVAGRHGLEKIAVLDISGKVNENAPEKYRGLDRFKARKLIIEDLEALQLVDKITDYKLSVGECYRCHTVIEPYLSDQWFVKMKPLAEPALKAVRDGKIHFYPERWVKTYENWLENIRDWCISRQLWWGHRIPVWYCSKCGEQVVSTNAPASPCSRCGGESYHQDEDVLDTWFSSWLWPFSLFGWPEETPDLKYFYPTDTLVTAPDIIFFWVARMIIAGIEFRGDVPFRDVYFTSVIRDMQGRKMSKSLGNSPDPLDVIRDYGADALRFTILYLAPLGQDVLFEGSKCEMGRNFANKIWNAGRFLMMNQDKIEVSAAPDNSIFDFADKWIVSRLHRTIRDLNISLDHFRINDAAKIIYDFVWHDYCDWYVEMVKERLNQVSNEMTRAIILANAISIFESAIKLLHPFMPFITEELYGLIKEGHGSESITVAEFPEAEIRFVNEKIEAEMELIQEVISSIRAMRKEASVPPNVLVDIVVKPKDENILKTLSSNESHIRCLAKAESFSIGFDLRKPETSKSAVIRGTEIFISLEGLVNVDAERSRLEKEIDRVKGVIAGIEAKLSNEQFIKRAPAQVIEKEKLKIESMKVTLAKLEENVSAIR from the coding sequence ATGGATCGAGAAATACCTAAAACATATTCGCCGTCCGAAATTGAAGACAGGTGGTACAAGAGTTGGCTCGATAAGAAATTATTCGAAGCGCATGTAAACAAACAGAAGAAGCCTTATACCGTCGTTATTCCTCCGCCAAACATTACCGGAATTTTGACGATGGGGCATGTCCTGAATAATTCCATCCAGGATGTTTTCGTCAGATGGAAGAGGATGAAAGGTTTCGAGGCGTGCTGGGTTCCGGGTACCGACCACGCCGGAATCGCCACACAGAACGTCGTGGAGAAAAGCCTGGCAAAAGAAGGAAAAGACAGACATTCGCTCGGCAGGGAAAAATTTATTGACCTTGTATGGAAATGGCGTGAGCAGTATGGCGGTAAAATAATCAAGCAGCTGAAAAAGCTTGGCGTCTCGTGCGATTGGTCTCGCGAGCGGTTTACGATGGATGATGGATTGTCGCAGGCAGTAGGGGAAGTCTTCGTAAGGCTGTACCAGAAGGGTTTAATTTACCGCGGGAAATATATTGTCAACTGGTGTCCGAAAGACCACACGGCGATAAGCGACGACGAAGTTGAGTATCAGGAGAAAAACGGCAAACTCTATTACATAAAGTATCCTTTTGAAGACGGTTCCGGTCATCTCACGGTGGCAACCACGAGACCCGAGACGATGCTCGGCGATGTTGCGGTCGCCGTGAATCCATCCGATGAACGTTTCAAGAATCTCATCGGGAAAAAACTGGTGCTTCCGCTGGTCGGAAGAAAAATGAAAATAATTGCCGATGATTATGTCGACAAGGAATTCGGAACCGGTGCGGTGAAAATTACTCCTGCTCACGATCCCAATGATTTCATGGTAGCCGGCCGACACGGTCTGGAAAAAATTGCGGTTCTCGATATTTCGGGAAAGGTAAACGAGAATGCGCCGGAGAAATACCGCGGTCTCGACAGGTTTAAGGCGCGGAAGCTCATCATCGAAGATTTAGAAGCTTTACAATTGGTAGATAAGATCACCGACTACAAATTGAGTGTCGGCGAATGCTATCGCTGCCACACGGTCATCGAGCCGTATCTTTCGGATCAGTGGTTCGTTAAGATGAAACCGCTTGCCGAGCCCGCGCTGAAAGCGGTGCGCGACGGGAAAATTCATTTCTATCCTGAACGTTGGGTAAAAACTTATGAGAACTGGCTGGAAAATATCCGTGACTGGTGCATCAGCCGGCAGCTGTGGTGGGGCCACAGGATTCCGGTGTGGTACTGCAGCAAATGCGGCGAGCAGGTCGTGAGCACGAATGCACCTGCATCTCCATGTTCCAGGTGCGGCGGGGAGTCTTATCATCAGGACGAAGACGTCCTGGACACGTGGTTTTCTTCCTGGCTGTGGCCGTTTTCTTTGTTTGGCTGGCCTGAAGAAACACCCGACTTAAAATATTTCTACCCGACAGATACGCTTGTCACCGCGCCCGACATAATTTTCTTCTGGGTTGCAAGGATGATCATAGCGGGAATCGAGTTTCGTGGAGACGTGCCGTTCAGGGATGTTTACTTCACGAGCGTCATCCGCGATATGCAGGGAAGAAAAATGTCCAAGTCGCTCGGCAATTCTCCTGATCCGCTCGATGTCATCAGAGATTACGGTGCCGACGCGCTGAGGTTCACGATACTTTACCTTGCCCCGCTAGGGCAGGATGTCTTGTTTGAAGGCAGCAAATGCGAGATGGGCAGAAATTTTGCGAACAAGATCTGGAACGCCGGTCGGTTCTTAATGATGAATCAGGATAAGATTGAAGTGTCGGCGGCGCCGGACAATTCGATTTTCGATTTCGCCGATAAGTGGATCGTAAGCAGGCTGCATCGGACGATACGGGATTTGAACATATCCCTGGATCATTTCCGCATCAACGACGCAGCGAAAATCATTTATGATTTCGTCTGGCATGATTACTGCGATTGGTACGTCGAGATGGTCAAGGAGAGACTCAATCAAGTATCTAATGAGATGACCCGCGCGATAATTCTTGCGAATGCAATCTCGATTTTTGAATCTGCCATCAAGTTGCTTCATCCCTTCATGCCCTTTATTACCGAGGAGCTTTACGGACTCATTAAAGAAGGACATGGCAGCGAAAGCATCACCGTTGCTGAATTCCCTGAGGCAGAAATTCGGTTTGTCAATGAGAAAATTGAAGCGGAAATGGAGCTGATCCAGGAAGTTATTAGTTCAATCAGGGCAATGAGGAAGGAGGCGAGTGTCCCGCCGAATGTTCTTGTCGATATCGTCGTGAAACCGAAAGATGAGAATATACTTAAGACATTGTCCTCGAACGAATCGCATATCAGATGTCTTGCAAAGGCCGAGTCGTTCAGCATCGGATTTGACCTGCGCAAGCCCGAGACATCGAAAAGTGCGGTCATTCGAGGAACTGAAATTTTCATTTCATTGGAGGGTTTGGTAAATGTCGATGCCGAGCGGAGCAGGCTTGAGAAAGAAATTGACCGGGTGAAAGGAGTAATTGCCGGAATCGAGGCAAAATTGAGCAACGAGCAGTTCATAAAGCGCGCTCCCGCTCAGGTTATTGAAAAAGAGAAATTGAAAATCGAATCGATGAAAGTAACGCTTGCCAAGCTGGAGGAGAATGTATCTGCAATCCGGTAA
- a CDS encoding YajQ family cyclic di-GMP-binding protein: MPSFDIVNRVDLQEVDNAINNTKKEIATRYDFRGSPAEVNLDKKEKVIHVVAEHEMRMDAVMDMLMTHMIRRKVDTKALKPKAIEPTSQGHVKREINIQEGIETEIAKKIVRLIKDQKLKVQAAIQDEQVRVTGKKIDDLQEVIKMLRGQNLGIPLQFINMKD; encoded by the coding sequence ATGCCATCATTTGATATAGTGAACCGAGTAGATCTGCAGGAAGTCGATAATGCGATCAACAACACGAAGAAAGAAATCGCGACACGGTATGATTTCCGCGGCTCGCCCGCCGAAGTGAATCTCGACAAGAAAGAGAAGGTGATCCACGTTGTCGCGGAACATGAGATGAGAATGGACGCGGTGATGGATATGCTCATGACGCACATGATAAGGCGTAAAGTCGATACAAAAGCGCTCAAGCCCAAGGCGATCGAACCGACTTCCCAGGGACATGTCAAGCGCGAAATAAACATTCAAGAAGGTATTGAAACGGAAATTGCGAAGAAAATTGTAAGGTTGATAAAAGATCAGAAGCTGAAGGTTCAGGCGGCTATTCAAGACGAGCAGGTGCGCGTCACCGGGAAAAAAATAGACGATCTGCAGGAAGTAATAAAAATGCTTAGAGGGCAGAACCTGGGAATACCGCTCCAATTCATAAACATGAAAGACTGA
- the rfbC gene encoding dTDP-4-dehydrorhamnose 3,5-epimerase codes for MSSFNFVLVKEIPGLILIEPLTHSDERGFFMETYRADEFEKVGIKKEFIQDNHSLSIKNVIRGLHFQIKPHAQSKLVRCIRGEIYDVAVDLRKRSKTFGKWLGVKLSASNKRMLYIPAGFAHGFSTISDEAEVIYKVDELYSREDERGIVFNDTHLGIDWKVDNPIVSSKDRALPKFDKEEEYF; via the coding sequence ATGTCTTCATTTAATTTTGTCCTTGTCAAAGAAATTCCGGGTCTAATTTTGATCGAGCCCTTAACTCACAGCGATGAGCGAGGGTTCTTTATGGAGACCTACCGGGCCGACGAGTTTGAGAAGGTGGGAATCAAAAAGGAGTTCATCCAGGATAATCACTCGTTGTCAATTAAAAATGTAATCCGCGGGCTGCATTTTCAGATAAAGCCTCACGCACAGTCGAAACTCGTGAGGTGTATCCGCGGAGAGATATATGATGTCGCTGTCGATCTCAGGAAAAGATCGAAGACATTCGGTAAATGGCTCGGGGTGAAACTCTCGGCTTCGAACAAAAGAATGCTTTATATACCGGCCGGCTTTGCGCACGGATTTTCGACGATCTCCGACGAAGCGGAAGTCATCTATAAAGTCGATGAATTATACTCGAGAGAAGACGAGCGCGGAATAGTTTTCAACGACACTCATCTGGGCATCGATTGGAAAGTGGATAATCCGATCGTATCGAGCAAAGATCGGGCGCTCCCGAAGTTCGATAAGGAAGAAGAGTATTTTTGA
- a CDS encoding secondary thiamine-phosphate synthase enzyme YjbQ → MIFQSEIKVPTRIHGEMHDLTEDIRRIVSESKITTGMVNVSVVGSTAAISTIEFEPGLEHDLPKLLDRLIPPSRQYGHEQAWHDGNGHSHLQAALLGPSLTLPISDGNLVAGTWQQVFLIELDIKPRERTILATVCGE, encoded by the coding sequence ATGATTTTTCAGAGCGAAATCAAAGTACCTACTAGAATTCACGGCGAGATGCATGACCTTACGGAAGATATCCGACGGATCGTTTCGGAATCGAAAATCACAACGGGGATGGTCAATGTCTCCGTCGTCGGAAGTACTGCCGCAATAAGTACGATAGAATTTGAGCCAGGTCTAGAACACGATTTGCCGAAACTTCTTGACCGACTGATTCCTCCTAGCAGACAGTACGGACACGAACAGGCCTGGCACGACGGCAACGGGCATTCACACCTGCAGGCGGCGCTCCTCGGACCGAGCTTGACTCTCCCGATTAGTGACGGCAATCTCGTGGCGGGAACATGGCAGCAGGTTTTCCTAATCGAGCTGGATATCAAGCCTCGAGAGAGGACAATTCTCGCGACGGTTTGCGGAGAATGA
- a CDS encoding transglutaminase domain-containing protein, with translation MQNNPTGVSRAIPRNKVLPLILISFLIAGCGSPFLKMEEISKLQFSGKKETSIIYFRRILRFSENGELHVISHKLIRAGENINSVPDILETIDAPIYKLENFDGRIIKPDGTTINLGSRDLVTWNTSNKYILTGSTVSVFRITDPVESGDVIEEVDEHVNEFPALGIDFPLDEVGKAENVKCSIEVPNNLVFLYSIANDTIKPKISETRGGRDYTFEWDRYVPNENVPPLSQKNNAPEIIGTVYDSSSMKDGLSWKAFGDWYLSLISDRIKYDQKVLETAQEITKGLTDDRLKMDAIFNYCQKNVRYEQVYMNKGEEFIPHNCSDILERKFGDCKDYSCLIYALAKSVGIDPNLVLCFRGRGYQFYPDMPVSQFNHVIVHFNDNGIDRWYDGTDAEGIPGIVSRDLINQSALVLEKGNSRILKINESDESLVSINGDLSNIEDGFKGKLSVQLRDQYAVDFFFAHSQLNEARMHEVVIDWLRETLNNSANIKEVAWKTEPDVFDIDVTLEIPNSVTKIGTSTYTSLHSILPQLFPSELAGIDTTAIFYFPYYDRVGIQLDLKATGGPCVDADSSKGCHQAVHYQYEINPGPLQKVDRSKFMEDFHRISDAFNKTIRLKAGS, from the coding sequence ATGCAGAATAATCCAACAGGTGTCAGTCGGGCAATTCCCAGGAACAAAGTCCTTCCCTTAATCTTGATTTCATTTCTAATCGCAGGTTGCGGCAGTCCTTTTCTCAAGATGGAAGAGATATCCAAACTGCAGTTCAGCGGGAAAAAAGAGACTTCCATCATATACTTCCGACGGATTCTCCGGTTTTCGGAAAACGGAGAGCTCCATGTAATTTCACACAAGCTGATACGGGCAGGAGAGAATATTAATTCGGTACCGGATATACTCGAAACAATTGACGCACCGATATACAAGTTGGAGAATTTTGACGGCAGAATAATTAAGCCGGACGGAACCACGATCAACCTCGGTAGCCGAGATCTAGTGACGTGGAATACGAGCAACAAGTATATTTTGACGGGGAGTACGGTGAGCGTATTTCGGATCACGGATCCCGTTGAAAGCGGAGATGTGATCGAGGAAGTAGACGAGCATGTGAACGAATTCCCCGCTCTCGGAATCGATTTCCCGCTGGATGAGGTGGGCAAGGCGGAAAATGTAAAGTGTTCAATAGAAGTCCCCAATAACCTCGTGTTTCTTTACAGCATCGCGAACGACACGATCAAACCAAAGATCAGCGAGACTCGTGGAGGAAGGGATTACACGTTCGAGTGGGACAGATATGTTCCCAATGAAAATGTTCCTCCATTATCGCAAAAGAATAATGCTCCTGAAATAATCGGCACCGTTTATGATAGTTCATCAATGAAGGACGGTTTATCGTGGAAAGCGTTTGGAGATTGGTACCTGAGCCTGATTTCGGACAGAATAAAGTATGACCAGAAGGTCCTGGAGACAGCTCAAGAGATCACGAAAGGTCTGACCGATGACAGACTGAAGATGGATGCGATATTCAACTACTGCCAGAAAAATGTTCGTTACGAGCAAGTCTACATGAACAAGGGAGAAGAGTTCATCCCCCACAATTGCTCGGATATCCTCGAACGTAAATTCGGCGACTGCAAGGACTACTCGTGTCTCATCTATGCGCTGGCAAAAAGTGTCGGGATTGACCCGAACCTGGTGCTTTGTTTTCGCGGAAGAGGATATCAATTTTATCCGGATATGCCTGTGAGCCAATTCAATCACGTGATTGTACATTTTAACGATAATGGCATTGATCGCTGGTATGATGGTACGGATGCGGAGGGTATTCCGGGAATCGTGTCGAGGGACCTGATAAACCAAAGCGCCCTGGTTCTTGAAAAAGGGAATTCGAGGATATTGAAGATCAATGAATCCGACGAGAGTTTAGTCTCCATCAATGGGGATCTTTCAAATATTGAGGACGGATTCAAAGGCAAACTATCCGTACAGCTAAGAGATCAGTATGCGGTTGATTTTTTCTTTGCGCATTCGCAACTCAACGAGGCCAGAATGCACGAAGTGGTGATCGACTGGCTAAGGGAGACACTGAATAATTCCGCAAACATCAAAGAGGTTGCCTGGAAAACCGAGCCTGATGTCTTCGATATCGATGTAACCCTTGAGATACCGAATTCAGTGACGAAGATAGGCACGTCAACTTATACAAGTCTGCACAGCATCCTCCCGCAACTTTTTCCGAGTGAGTTGGCGGGCATTGATACGACTGCAATTTTTTATTTCCCATACTACGATAGGGTCGGAATTCAACTCGACTTAAAAGCTACGGGCGGACCATGTGTCGATGCGGACTCGTCGAAGGGTTGCCATCAGGCCGTACACTATCAATATGAAATAAATCCCGGCCCGCTCCAAAAAGTTGATCGGTCAAAATTCATGGAGGATTTCCACCGAATATCCGATGCATTCAATAAAACGATAAGACTTAAAGCAGGGAGCTAA
- a CDS encoding DUF3857 domain-containing protein, whose protein sequence is MKKTCVLFLVAFCFDSAAAQDFVRDLPKPEFANGITAPTMDAVIILKEHSITVKYQDLFYGGTSVNVPTTDFQKVMIVKLLDEVGVKRYANVEFTYLERLEPEYHNAYYARARVMKPDGTVQVMPEEDVQNIVELATANNVPLIRKVIFKIPNVSAGDVIQYEYGYSDIALHSYGGLYFYNDQDFALFSNLYITLPYKDKTKVFSFPPDKVGDPAIQQLSVFYGSGKTYFWTIKNLNGIPEEPYAYSFEATSLLTTFVPESDVQDSLHVWDHLAKKFYDEYIDKGKISDDEMESLSLPSDRSNSAVQSNIVDSLYARLRKYFLLEPFNSLYPRSGDIDDLFKSRKGDASDLSYIMYKILKRWGINGKLVWVRDNIDGPYEESVPSLLWFDRLAVLVSLSNEEKVYDFNRSVSSDYETPWSIEGIKAVVLDGDTCYQQTLTDQSSEKSNISFEKHNISILKGEVTLDSLTMDFNGRPAGELRKKYYEDERGEAGSKIRSQLSESYFSKVDSVSVNDFLNERDFKETVVGVPKNNIQKIDSFMVIKLGNVILSSFREKLFTTKRRNHIYFAVPLQLKLEWNVNFPQGYRLNDHLTGGILEGVASLTATTEVHTTSNGVDISLTVDLPDTLMSVDKYQQLMSFIDMILKKADREIVLRKS, encoded by the coding sequence TTGAAAAAGACGTGTGTTTTGTTCCTAGTGGCTTTTTGTTTCGACTCAGCTGCCGCGCAGGATTTTGTTCGCGATTTACCTAAGCCGGAGTTCGCAAACGGCATTACTGCCCCTACCATGGATGCAGTGATTATTTTGAAGGAACACAGCATCACGGTCAAATACCAAGACCTTTTTTATGGAGGAACGTCGGTCAATGTCCCGACCACGGACTTCCAGAAGGTGATGATCGTGAAACTGCTGGATGAAGTCGGGGTGAAACGATACGCAAACGTGGAGTTTACTTATCTGGAGAGATTGGAGCCGGAGTATCACAACGCATATTACGCTAGAGCCAGGGTGATGAAACCCGACGGCACGGTCCAAGTAATGCCGGAGGAGGACGTACAGAACATCGTGGAACTGGCCACTGCCAACAATGTTCCGTTGATAAGAAAAGTAATTTTCAAGATACCAAATGTTTCCGCGGGAGATGTTATCCAATATGAATACGGCTATTCAGATATCGCTCTCCATTCTTACGGCGGACTGTATTTCTACAATGACCAAGATTTTGCATTATTTTCGAATCTTTACATAACTCTACCTTACAAGGACAAAACAAAGGTATTCAGTTTCCCGCCAGACAAGGTCGGCGATCCTGCGATTCAGCAACTCAGCGTATTCTACGGTTCCGGAAAGACATATTTTTGGACCATTAAGAATCTTAATGGAATACCGGAAGAACCGTACGCCTATTCTTTCGAGGCTACATCTCTCCTTACTACCTTTGTCCCCGAAAGCGATGTCCAGGATTCCCTGCACGTTTGGGATCATCTCGCAAAGAAATTTTACGACGAATACATAGACAAGGGCAAAATCAGCGATGACGAAATGGAATCACTTAGCCTTCCGAGTGATCGTTCAAATTCGGCCGTGCAGTCTAATATCGTCGATAGTCTCTATGCTCGTCTCCGCAAGTATTTTTTGTTGGAACCCTTCAACTCGCTGTATCCGCGCAGCGGTGACATTGATGACTTATTCAAATCAAGAAAGGGAGATGCTTCCGACCTTTCCTACATAATGTACAAGATTTTGAAGAGATGGGGCATCAATGGGAAATTAGTTTGGGTGCGCGACAACATAGATGGTCCCTATGAGGAGAGTGTGCCGTCACTCCTTTGGTTTGACAGATTAGCTGTCCTCGTGTCCTTGAGCAATGAAGAAAAAGTTTATGATTTCAATCGAAGTGTGTCGTCGGATTATGAGACGCCATGGTCTATCGAAGGTATTAAAGCGGTTGTCTTAGACGGTGACACCTGTTATCAGCAAACACTTACGGATCAGTCATCCGAGAAATCGAATATCTCATTCGAAAAACACAATATCAGCATTCTGAAAGGGGAGGTCACACTCGACTCCTTAACAATGGACTTCAATGGAAGGCCGGCAGGTGAATTAAGAAAGAAGTATTACGAGGATGAACGAGGCGAAGCAGGAAGCAAAATACGGAGTCAATTATCCGAGAGTTACTTTTCGAAAGTCGATTCGGTCTCGGTAAACGATTTCCTTAACGAGAGAGATTTTAAAGAGACAGTCGTCGGAGTTCCGAAGAACAATATTCAAAAGATAGATTCATTTATGGTTATCAAGCTGGGCAATGTTATACTTAGCAGCTTCAGAGAAAAACTTTTTACCACTAAACGACGCAACCACATCTATTTTGCCGTTCCACTTCAGCTTAAGCTGGAATGGAACGTCAACTTTCCGCAAGGTTATCGCTTGAACGACCACTTAACCGGAGGAATCCTGGAAGGGGTGGCAAGCCTAACAGCTACGACTGAGGTTCACACAACTTCCAACGGGGTAGACATCTCTCTCACTGTAGACCTACCCGACACCCTTATGAGTGTGGACAAATACCAGCAGCTAATGTCTTTCATAGATATGATATTAAAAAAAGCTGACCGAGAGATAGTCCTCAGGAAATCCTGA
- a CDS encoding thioredoxin family protein: MFLNQQSQEEIRKRFADLVNPVKIVNFTQSLQYEYCKETKQILEELAALSGKITLEVYSFVTDKDKVEQYGIKNSPATVTAAPDKDYGIRYHGIPSGYEFASILEDMEMVSTGNHELSDDTIAKLKTINEPVHIQVFVTPTCPYCPSAVITGHRFAYVSDMIKSDMIEAEESPELSMKYDVQGVPRVVVNGTHHFKGAVPEEVYADEVVRAVTEKQGGIPSRSPLEGKTNFVPLI, from the coding sequence ATGTTTTTAAATCAACAATCCCAAGAAGAAATCAGGAAACGATTTGCGGATCTCGTGAATCCGGTGAAGATCGTAAACTTTACTCAGTCGCTTCAATATGAATACTGCAAGGAGACGAAGCAAATACTCGAGGAACTTGCAGCCCTTTCCGGTAAGATTACACTCGAAGTTTACAGCTTCGTCACCGACAAAGACAAAGTGGAACAGTACGGCATCAAGAATTCTCCCGCAACAGTCACTGCAGCTCCGGACAAAGATTACGGGATTAGGTACCACGGTATCCCTTCAGGGTATGAGTTTGCATCCATACTTGAAGACATGGAGATGGTTTCGACCGGTAATCATGAATTGAGCGACGACACGATCGCGAAACTGAAAACGATCAATGAGCCTGTGCACATTCAGGTGTTCGTGACCCCAACTTGCCCATACTGTCCAAGTGCTGTTATTACGGGGCACCGCTTTGCTTACGTCAGCGACATGATAAAATCTGACATGATTGAGGCGGAGGAGTCTCCGGAGCTGTCGATGAAATACGACGTCCAGGGCGTACCGCGCGTCGTGGTAAACGGGACTCACCACTTCAAAGGAGCGGTACCCGAAGAGGTCTACGCCGATGAGGTGGTGAGAGCAGTGACCGAGAAACAAGGTGGCATTCCAAGCCGATCGCCTCTTGAAGGAAAAACAAATTTTGTCCCGCTGATCTGA
- a CDS encoding DUF2892 domain-containing protein, giving the protein MTKNIGTPDKWIRIIIGLFLLSLIFWGPETLWGLIGIIPIVTVFINFCPIYGILRISTRKPAQKTV; this is encoded by the coding sequence ATGACAAAGAATATTGGAACACCCGACAAATGGATCAGAATAATCATCGGGTTGTTTCTGCTTAGCCTGATTTTCTGGGGACCGGAAACTTTGTGGGGGTTGATTGGAATAATTCCGATCGTCACGGTCTTCATCAATTTCTGTCCGATCTACGGCATTCTCAGAATTTCGACGAGAAAGCCCGCACAAAAAACGGTATGA
- a CDS encoding sigma-70 family RNA polymerase sigma factor, protein MNEDKDLINSARAGDKIAFGKLIRKYEKTIYSFAFKICRDKEKAEEAMQETFINAYRGLKSFSGKSKFSTWLYRIVTNNCLMMHRKKSHEPLISFEDSELLRETGELEVPHWGETPHDAVLNNELKEILDKAIQKLPLEYRIVFVMRDVDGLSTEEVGNTLKLSVPAIKSRLHRARLFLRNELNPYLTK, encoded by the coding sequence ATGAACGAAGACAAGGACTTGATCAACTCCGCCAGGGCCGGCGACAAGATTGCCTTTGGTAAGCTCATCAGAAAGTACGAGAAGACCATCTATAGTTTTGCTTTCAAGATCTGTCGCGATAAGGAAAAGGCAGAAGAGGCAATGCAGGAAACATTCATAAATGCTTATCGCGGATTGAAGTCGTTCTCAGGAAAGTCAAAGTTCTCGACGTGGCTGTATCGCATCGTGACGAACAATTGTCTCATGATGCACAGAAAGAAATCTCACGAGCCTTTGATCTCATTTGAAGATTCGGAACTGCTTCGGGAAACCGGCGAACTAGAAGTGCCTCACTGGGGAGAGACTCCGCATGACGCTGTCCTCAACAACGAACTGAAGGAAATTTTAGACAAAGCAATTCAGAAACTTCCGCTCGAATACCGCATCGTATTTGTGATGAGAGACGTTGATGGACTCTCGACTGAAGAAGTTGGAAACACGTTGAAATTATCGGTCCCGGCAATAAAATCGCGGCTCCACCGGGCGCGATTGTTTTTGAGAAATGAACTCAATCCGTATTTGACGAAATGA